A window of Roseovarius sp. THAF27 contains these coding sequences:
- the hemP gene encoding hemin uptake protein HemP produces MSRTSTVPEPRQIVDHDEGAVYDARDLIVNGVKANIVLDGQTYTLRITRAGNLILTK; encoded by the coding sequence ATGAGTCGGACCAGCACCGTCCCCGAGCCGCGTCAGATCGTGGACCACGACGAAGGCGCCGTCTACGACGCCCGCGACCTGATCGTGAACGGGGTAAAGGCCAATATCGTCCTCGACGGCCAGACCTACACCTTGCGCATCACCCGCGCGGGCAATCTGATCCTGACGAAGTGA
- a CDS encoding TRAP transporter small permease subunit produces MLALAGIIDAINRGVSHLVRWFALVMVLVQFGIVIGRYVFGVNSIWVQESVLYLHATLFMLAAGYTLLVDKHVRVDIFYAKAAPATRRWIDMAGHLFLLLPSMAALLCWSWPSVRNSWKILEGPISVGGIEAVFLLKSLIPVFCVLVALQSIAILLRLVAGEEPA; encoded by the coding sequence ATGCTGGCACTTGCAGGGATCATCGACGCGATCAATCGCGGTGTCTCGCATCTGGTGCGCTGGTTCGCGCTGGTGATGGTGCTGGTGCAATTCGGAATCGTGATCGGGCGCTATGTCTTCGGCGTCAATTCGATCTGGGTGCAGGAAAGCGTGCTGTACCTGCATGCGACGCTGTTCATGCTGGCCGCCGGTTATACCCTCTTGGTCGACAAGCATGTGCGGGTCGACATCTTTTATGCCAAGGCCGCCCCCGCCACGCGGCGGTGGATCGACATGGCCGGGCACCTGTTTTTGCTGCTGCCCTCGATGGCGGCGCTGCTGTGTTGGTCGTGGCCATCGGTGCGTAATTCGTGGAAAATTCTTGAAGGGCCCATTTCGGTGGGCGGGATCGAGGCGGTGTTCCTGCTGAAATCCCTGATCCCGGTTTTCTGCGTTCTGGTGGCGCTGCAATCCATCGCGATCCTGCTGCGGCTTGTCGCCGGGGAGGAACCGGCGTGA
- a CDS encoding TRAP transporter large permease subunit has translation MTEYLDLLMFAALVVAILSGFPVAFSIAGIAVLFAYLGWGLGAMDISLLGAFGQRVFGLISNQVLIAIPLFVLMGALLEKSRIAEELLDTMGRACGSLRGGLGISVILVGALLAASTGIVGATVVAMGMIALPTMLRSGYNPSVSAGIVCTAGTLGQIIPPSTLLIILADVMSNAYQQAQYEQGKFSVEALSVGQFFAAALIPGFVLVSLYLIYVLVRGALRPQDMPPADATMSKPSGREVLEAIVPPVLLIFAVLGSILGGLATPTEAAAVGAVGALLMSGARLGRMRGLILISAVALIALAIAAGVFPVRLQRGDLGAGSYVAGGMYIALAVLGLIGVLAALRNVLAERVAHDAVTSTMTMTAMIFATILAAGMFSLVFIGLGGEDRVAYWLANLPGGATGALIVTMIIVFFMGFFLDFVEISVIVLPLVTPSLILLGHDPIWLGIILAINLQTSFLTPPFGFSLFYLRGAAPPEITTGHIYRGVLPFIGLQAVGVAVVWIWPSLATWLPRVMF, from the coding sequence GTGACCGAGTATCTCGACCTTCTGATGTTTGCGGCCTTGGTGGTGGCGATCCTGTCGGGCTTTCCGGTGGCGTTCAGCATCGCCGGGATCGCGGTGCTGTTCGCCTATCTGGGGTGGGGTCTGGGCGCGATGGATATCTCGCTGTTGGGCGCGTTCGGGCAACGGGTGTTCGGGCTGATCTCGAACCAGGTGCTGATCGCCATACCGCTTTTCGTGCTGATGGGGGCATTGCTGGAGAAAAGCCGCATCGCCGAGGAACTTCTGGACACGATGGGCCGCGCCTGCGGGTCGTTGCGCGGGGGCCTGGGCATTTCGGTGATCCTGGTGGGGGCGCTCTTGGCGGCGTCGACCGGGATCGTGGGCGCGACCGTGGTGGCGATGGGAATGATCGCGCTGCCGACGATGCTGCGGTCGGGATACAATCCGAGCGTGTCGGCGGGGATCGTGTGTACCGCCGGAACCTTGGGGCAGATCATTCCGCCCTCGACCCTGCTGATCATCCTAGCCGACGTGATGTCGAACGCCTATCAGCAGGCGCAGTACGAGCAGGGCAAGTTCTCGGTCGAGGCCTTGTCGGTGGGACAGTTCTTTGCCGCCGCATTGATCCCCGGGTTTGTTCTGGTTTCGCTCTACCTGATCTACGTGCTGGTCCGGGGCGCCCTGCGCCCGCAGGACATGCCGCCGGCGGATGCGACCATGTCCAAGCCGAGCGGGCGCGAAGTGCTGGAGGCCATCGTGCCGCCCGTGCTGCTGATCTTCGCCGTTCTAGGCTCGATCCTGGGCGGATTGGCGACGCCGACCGAGGCCGCGGCGGTGGGCGCCGTGGGGGCGCTTTTGATGTCCGGTGCGCGGCTGGGCCGGATGCGCGGCTTGATCCTGATCTCGGCCGTGGCGCTGATCGCGCTGGCGATCGCGGCGGGCGTCTTTCCGGTGCGGTTGCAGCGGGGGGATCTGGGCGCAGGATCGTATGTGGCGGGCGGGATGTACATTGCGCTGGCGGTGCTGGGGCTGATCGGCGTGCTGGCCGCGCTGCGCAACGTGCTGGCAGAGCGGGTGGCGCATGATGCCGTCACCTCGACCATGACCATGACGGCGATGATCTTTGCCACGATACTGGCCGCGGGCATGTTTTCACTGGTGTTTATCGGGCTGGGCGGAGAGGACCGGGTGGCCTACTGGCTGGCGAACCTGCCGGGCGGGGCGACGGGGGCGCTGATCGTGACGATGATCATCGTCTTCTTCATGGGGTTCTTCCTGGATTTCGTGGAAATCTCGGTGATCGTGCTGCCGCTGGTGACGCCGTCGCTCATCCTGCTAGGGCACGATCCGATCTGGCTGGGGATCATCCTGGCGATCAACCTTCAGACCTCGTTCCTGACCCCGCCTTTCGGCTTTTCGCTGTTCTATCTGCGCGGCGCGGCACCGCCGGAGATCACGACGGGCCATATCTATCGCGGGGTGCTGCCGTTTATCGGGTTGCAGGCCGTGGGTGTGGCGGTTGTCTGGATTTGGCCGTCACTGGCGACATGGCTGCCGCGAGTGATGTTCTGA
- a CDS encoding antibiotic biosynthesis monooxygenase, which yields MYLAMNRFTVPEENAAAFEELWLTRESRLKDMAGFVSFHMLRGPQEEGRVLYASHTVWESEEHFRAWTTSAEFRASHARAGESRKLHEGTPKFEGFSAIQKIDADAPA from the coding sequence ATGTACCTTGCCATGAACCGTTTCACCGTCCCCGAGGAAAACGCCGCCGCGTTCGAAGAGCTTTGGCTGACCCGCGAAAGCAGGCTGAAGGACATGGCCGGCTTCGTGTCGTTTCACATGCTCAGGGGGCCGCAGGAGGAGGGCCGCGTCCTCTATGCGTCGCACACCGTCTGGGAAAGCGAAGAGCATTTCCGCGCCTGGACCACCAGCGCCGAATTCCGTGCCTCCCACGCGCGCGCCGGCGAAAGCCGCAAGCTGCATGAGGGTACACCGAAATTCGAGGGCTTCAGCGCGATCCAGAAGATCGACGCCGACGCACCCGCATGA
- a CDS encoding heme ABC transporter ATP-binding protein produces the protein MRGVTLDAAPGEVTAIVGPNGSGKSTLLGAMTAASAYRGTVSLNGRDIAGMKPWELAAQRAVLPQASRLAFPFTVIEVVRLGQQAGTAGQHAEVALAALTRVGLADYADRTFQELSGGEAQRVMLARVLAQVWTPVENGQPRWLLLDEPVSSLDIAHQLQVMEIARDFARAGGGVIAVMHDLNLTALYAHRVAVLSEGRRLAFGTPAGVLTDSILSQAYGCSLRVSAPPPSGVPYILPHAASA, from the coding sequence GTGCGCGGTGTCACCCTCGACGCCGCTCCGGGCGAGGTCACGGCGATCGTCGGGCCCAACGGCTCGGGCAAATCAACGTTGCTCGGTGCGATGACGGCCGCGTCCGCCTATCGCGGCACGGTCAGCCTCAACGGTCGGGACATCGCGGGGATGAAACCGTGGGAATTGGCCGCGCAGCGTGCCGTGCTTCCGCAAGCGTCACGGCTTGCCTTTCCCTTCACCGTGATCGAGGTGGTACGCCTCGGGCAGCAGGCCGGCACCGCCGGACAACACGCCGAGGTCGCCCTGGCGGCGCTGACGCGCGTCGGTCTGGCGGACTATGCCGACCGGACGTTCCAGGAACTCTCGGGCGGCGAAGCGCAGCGCGTGATGCTGGCCCGCGTACTGGCCCAGGTCTGGACCCCGGTCGAGAACGGCCAGCCGCGCTGGCTCTTGCTGGACGAACCTGTCAGCAGCCTTGATATCGCGCACCAGTTGCAGGTCATGGAAATCGCCCGGGATTTTGCCAGGGCGGGCGGTGGCGTCATCGCGGTCATGCACGATCTGAACCTCACCGCGCTCTACGCCCACCGGGTTGCCGTGCTTTCCGAGGGGCGGCGGCTGGCCTTCGGCACGCCTGCCGGGGTCTTGACCGACAGCATCCTGTCGCAGGCCTATGGCTGCAGCTTGAGGGTTTCCGCTCCTCCCCCGTCGGGAGTGCCCTATATTCTGCCGCACGCGGCCTCTGCCTGA
- a CDS encoding imelysin family protein: protein MKYLSALILSFGLVAAPAHAGVDDALEQHILPGLERFTEASEQLVETAENDCRADALRPVFQDTFDAWMPISDLRIGPSETGALSVGFWPDPRGFTQRALNGLIADEDPVAHDPDAYADVSIAARGLFALDMLLYDPDFSDYAAQSYTCALVTTISADLGRQAEALQSAWETEFAPVLRTAGEAGNTTYMTDAEAKRAIFTQVLSSLEFTSGKRLSLPMGDFDRPRPAQAEARRSGRSLRNVRLAVGGAVDLARALADRDLPRTEDAHAHFRKIADRIEDPALGDVATPQGRLRVEVLQQAVKALHDTIASEVGEPLGIAPGFNAHDGD from the coding sequence ATGAAATACCTGTCCGCCCTGATCCTCAGCTTCGGTCTTGTGGCCGCACCGGCCCATGCCGGGGTTGATGACGCCCTCGAACAGCACATCCTGCCGGGACTGGAACGATTTACCGAGGCGTCGGAGCAACTCGTCGAAACGGCCGAAAACGATTGCCGGGCGGATGCATTGCGTCCCGTTTTCCAGGACACGTTCGACGCGTGGATGCCGATTTCGGATCTCCGCATCGGGCCGTCCGAAACGGGCGCCCTGTCGGTCGGGTTCTGGCCCGATCCACGCGGCTTCACCCAGCGCGCCCTCAATGGTCTGATCGCCGACGAGGATCCGGTCGCGCACGACCCGGACGCCTATGCCGATGTCTCGATCGCGGCACGCGGATTGTTCGCGCTGGACATGCTGCTCTACGATCCGGACTTCTCGGACTACGCCGCACAGAGCTACACATGCGCCCTCGTGACCACGATCTCCGCCGATCTCGGCAGGCAGGCCGAGGCGCTTCAGTCCGCCTGGGAAACGGAGTTTGCCCCGGTACTGCGCACGGCAGGAGAGGCCGGCAACACGACCTACATGACCGACGCCGAGGCGAAGCGGGCGATCTTCACCCAAGTCCTGTCATCGTTGGAGTTCACGTCCGGAAAACGACTGAGTCTGCCAATGGGCGATTTCGACCGGCCGCGCCCCGCGCAGGCTGAGGCGCGGCGCTCGGGGCGGTCCCTGCGCAACGTTCGGCTTGCGGTTGGCGGTGCCGTCGATCTTGCCCGCGCCCTGGCCGACCGGGATCTGCCCCGCACCGAAGACGCCCATGCGCATTTCAGAAAAATCGCGGATCGCATCGAAGACCCCGCCTTGGGCGATGTCGCGACACCGCAGGGCCGGCTGCGGGTCGAGGTGCTTCAGCAGGCCGTGAAAGCGCTGCACGACACCATTGCAAGCGAGGTCGGTGAACCGCTGGGCATCGCGCCCGGCTTCAATGCCCACGACGGAGACTGA
- a CDS encoding imelysin family protein encodes MPRLLLAASAITLGCAGTAQAQSAPEVLETYADIAHANYSDSLTTAEALEAAVDALIEAPSAETMHAARQAWLEARVPYQQTEVFRFGNPIVDDWEGKVNAWPLDEGLIDYVDGAYGGPTDANQLAALNVIANPTFTLSGQEIDASDITPALLQDQLHEADGIEANVATGYHAIEFLLWGQDLNGHDDGAGNRPWTDYAQGDDCTGGNCDRRADYLTAATELLVSDLEWMVSQWVDGGAARENLTQDPMAGLSAILTGMGSLSYGETAGERMRLGLMLNDPEEEHSCFSDNTHNDHFYDGVGIRNVYLGEYVRTDGTLVSGPSLSDLVAQDHPELDREMRTRLSDAVLALGRIKSAAEAGFAYDEMLARGNAGGEALIMGGVEGLIEQTRSIERVVSALELGGIEIEGSDSLDDPSAVFQ; translated from the coding sequence ATGCCACGTTTACTTCTCGCCGCAAGCGCGATCACACTGGGTTGTGCCGGCACTGCCCAGGCTCAAAGCGCACCCGAGGTGCTCGAAACCTACGCCGATATCGCACATGCCAACTACTCGGACAGCCTGACCACGGCAGAGGCGCTTGAAGCGGCCGTGGACGCACTGATCGAAGCCCCGTCCGCCGAAACGATGCACGCCGCCCGCCAGGCATGGCTCGAGGCGCGCGTGCCCTACCAACAGACAGAGGTCTTCCGGTTCGGCAATCCCATCGTCGACGACTGGGAAGGCAAAGTGAACGCCTGGCCGCTGGACGAGGGACTGATCGACTATGTCGACGGTGCCTATGGCGGACCGACCGATGCCAACCAGTTGGCCGCGCTCAATGTCATCGCCAACCCGACCTTCACCCTGTCGGGCCAGGAGATCGACGCATCGGACATCACGCCCGCCCTGCTGCAAGACCAGTTGCACGAGGCCGACGGCATCGAAGCCAACGTGGCGACCGGATATCACGCCATCGAGTTCCTACTCTGGGGCCAGGATCTGAACGGCCATGACGACGGCGCCGGCAACCGTCCGTGGACCGACTATGCCCAGGGCGATGACTGCACCGGCGGAAATTGCGACCGTCGGGCCGACTATCTCACGGCCGCGACCGAACTTCTGGTGTCGGACCTTGAATGGATGGTGTCTCAATGGGTCGATGGCGGCGCCGCCCGCGAAAACCTGACGCAAGATCCCATGGCAGGGCTTTCGGCGATCCTGACCGGCATGGGCAGCCTCAGCTATGGCGAGACCGCGGGCGAACGTATGCGCCTGGGCCTGATGCTGAACGATCCCGAAGAAGAGCATTCGTGCTTCTCGGACAACACCCACAATGACCATTTCTACGACGGCGTCGGCATCCGCAACGTCTATCTGGGCGAATACGTGCGCACCGATGGCACGCTGGTCTCCGGTCCTTCCCTGTCGGACCTCGTGGCGCAGGATCATCCCGAGCTTGACCGCGAAATGCGCACCCGCCTCTCCGACGCCGTCCTTGCCCTTGGCCGGATCAAGTCCGCGGCCGAGGCAGGGTTTGCCTATGACGAAATGCTGGCACGCGGCAACGCGGGCGGCGAGGCACTCATCATGGGCGGCGTCGAAGGTCTGATCGAACAGACCCGGTCAATCGAGCGCGTGGTCAGCGCGCTCGAGCTTGGCGGAATCGAGATCGAAGGCTCCGACAGCCTCGATGATCCGTCCGCTGTCTTTCAATAA
- a CDS encoding DUF1289 domain-containing protein, which yields MSKVPSPCIDVCKFKRDGHCIGCSMTKAQKSAFKQLKKDKQREAFVELVVAQQTVMGRYKHWDQAYAKKCKKKKVSLTVLDGGKAA from the coding sequence ATGTCAAAAGTCCCAAGTCCCTGTATCGACGTCTGCAAGTTCAAGCGTGACGGCCATTGCATCGGCTGCTCGATGACCAAGGCGCAGAAATCCGCCTTCAAGCAACTGAAGAAGGACAAGCAGCGCGAGGCTTTCGTGGAACTGGTCGTCGCGCAGCAGACCGTCATGGGCCGCTACAAACACTGGGATCAGGCCTACGCGAAGAAGTGCAAGAAAAAGAAAGTGTCCCTGACCGTTCTCGACGGCGGAAAAGCGGCCTGA
- a CDS encoding glyoxalase superfamily protein, producing MTPRVTRTAPVFRSFDEGKARSFYVDWLGFEWTGEVRIFPDAPLYAFLRLGDFHLHLSEHHGDATPGSTVMVHVDNLRDWHATLPPYPNMRPKPQLLPWGLQMEVIDPFGNRLRFLDQAAGR from the coding sequence ATGACACCCCGCGTCACCCGCACCGCGCCGGTCTTCCGCAGCTTCGACGAAGGCAAGGCGCGGTCGTTCTACGTGGACTGGCTGGGATTCGAATGGACCGGCGAGGTGCGCATCTTCCCCGACGCGCCGCTCTATGCCTTCCTGCGCCTGGGGGATTTCCACCTTCATCTCAGCGAACATCACGGCGATGCCACGCCCGGCTCGACCGTGATGGTTCATGTCGACAACCTGCGCGACTGGCACGCCACCCTGCCGCCCTACCCCAACATGCGGCCCAAACCCCAGCTTTTGCCCTGGGGCCTCCAGATGGAGGTGATCGACCCCTTCGGCAACCGCCTGCGCTTTCTGGATCAGGCCGCCGGTCGCTGA
- a CDS encoding DUF1513 domain-containing protein, with amino-acid sequence MPTTRRGFLASLLAAGSVPHLGWAAAGNPHFLAAARQPDGQFALYGLTDDAEVAFRIPLPARGHAGAGHPHRAEAVAFARRPGSFALVIDCARGIVVHRLTPPERRQFNGHGVFAEGGALLFTSEQASDTSQGYIGIWDASAEYHRIGEFPTGGTGPHDLRLMPDGATLVAANGGIATDPTDRTKLNVDTMRPNLSYLSLDGALLEQVALSDDLHQNSIRHLAIRADGLVVFAMQWEGLPDSATPLLGLHRRGSTPVLASAPLADELAMQGYAGSIAFRGDGKEIAITSPRGGRLHRFTDDGDFRGALSRADICGLATRGAGYLASDGLGGLIGIGADGPRALDRIDCAWDNHIVAL; translated from the coding sequence ATGCCGACCACCCGCCGAGGTTTCCTTGCAAGCCTGCTGGCCGCCGGCAGCGTCCCCCATCTTGGCTGGGCCGCGGCCGGCAATCCGCATTTCCTGGCAGCAGCCCGGCAACCCGATGGCCAATTCGCGCTCTACGGATTGACCGATGACGCCGAAGTTGCGTTCCGCATCCCCCTGCCCGCCCGCGGACATGCCGGGGCCGGACATCCGCACCGGGCCGAGGCCGTCGCCTTCGCCCGCCGGCCCGGCAGCTTCGCCCTGGTGATCGACTGCGCGCGCGGCATTGTCGTGCACCGGCTGACCCCGCCCGAGAGGCGCCAGTTCAATGGCCACGGCGTTTTCGCCGAAGGCGGCGCGCTGCTCTTCACCAGTGAACAAGCCAGCGACACGAGCCAAGGCTACATCGGCATCTGGGACGCCAGCGCGGAATACCATCGCATCGGCGAATTTCCGACCGGCGGCACAGGCCCGCATGACCTGCGCCTCATGCCGGATGGCGCCACTCTGGTGGCCGCCAATGGCGGGATCGCCACCGATCCCACCGACCGGACCAAGCTGAACGTCGACACGATGCGGCCCAATCTAAGCTACCTGTCACTCGATGGCGCGTTGCTCGAACAGGTCGCACTTTCAGACGACCTGCACCAGAATTCGATCCGTCACCTTGCCATTCGCGCCGACGGGCTGGTGGTCTTCGCGATGCAGTGGGAAGGCCTGCCCGACAGCGCCACGCCGCTTCTCGGCCTGCATCGGCGCGGCAGCACTCCGGTCCTCGCGTCCGCCCCGCTTGCGGATGAGTTGGCCATGCAAGGATACGCCGGCAGTATCGCGTTTCGCGGCGACGGGAAGGAAATTGCCATCACCTCGCCGCGGGGCGGCAGGCTGCATCGTTTCACCGACGACGGAGACTTCCGCGGCGCCCTGTCCCGCGCCGATATCTGCGGGCTCGCGACTCGTGGCGCGGGCTATCTCGCCAGCGACGGGCTGGGCGGTCTGATCGGCATCGGCGCGGACGGCCCGCGTGCGCTCGACCGGATCGACTGCGCCTGGGACAACCATATCGTGGCGCTCTGA
- a CDS encoding di-heme oxidoredictase family protein, protein MTFKPSLLLAFAAASVLPAVPLAQETAASAWANLQDIHLDVISRTEDERRRVAAVTAPPKDFSAPWTFEENSGGAQTVRARQTPDAFSQPADNLTFEQELDFRVGNGLFRRLWVSPPASTIASDGLGPLYNARSCQRCHLKDGRGHPPEGPGDSAVSMFLRVSVPASAPQDIERFIAGTHATSPEPTYGSQLQDFSLPGHAPEYRLQVTYEEIEIPLSGGETVTLRQPSYDAVDLGYGPLAEDAMLSPRVAPQMIGMGLLEAIPTADILSRADPDDSDGDGISGRPQVVWSDVHDQPMLGRFGLKAGNPTVLEQSASAFAGDIGISNPIHRAGAGECTDAQTDCTAARHGGDPEQGGLEIDQTGLDLVAFYSRTLGVPARRDVDDPKVLRGRKVFFDAGCASCHQPNFVTHRLDGENPASFQLIWPYTDLLLHDMGPGLADDRPEGRADGQEWRTAPLWGIGLTETVSGRSTFLHDGRARSLLEAVLWHDGEARAARDKVAEMPPRDRAALIRFLESL, encoded by the coding sequence ATGACATTCAAGCCTTCCCTTTTGCTGGCATTCGCAGCGGCATCTGTCCTTCCCGCCGTCCCCCTCGCCCAGGAAACGGCCGCGTCCGCATGGGCCAATTTGCAGGACATACATCTCGACGTCATTTCCCGCACCGAGGATGAACGCCGCCGGGTCGCCGCTGTCACCGCGCCTCCAAAGGACTTCTCCGCACCCTGGACCTTTGAGGAAAACTCCGGTGGAGCGCAGACCGTTCGCGCCCGGCAGACGCCCGACGCCTTTTCCCAGCCCGCCGACAACCTGACATTCGAACAGGAGCTCGATTTCCGCGTCGGCAACGGTCTCTTCCGGCGGCTCTGGGTGTCTCCCCCGGCATCGACGATCGCGTCGGACGGCCTCGGCCCGCTCTACAATGCCCGCTCCTGCCAGCGCTGCCATCTGAAAGACGGGCGCGGCCATCCTCCCGAAGGCCCCGGGGACAGCGCGGTTTCCATGTTCCTGCGCGTCTCGGTGCCCGCATCAGCCCCGCAGGACATCGAACGTTTCATAGCCGGGACCCACGCCACCAGCCCCGAGCCGACCTATGGCAGCCAGTTGCAGGATTTCAGCCTGCCCGGCCACGCCCCGGAATACCGACTTCAGGTCACCTACGAAGAGATCGAGATCCCGCTCTCGGGCGGCGAGACGGTCACCCTGCGACAGCCCAGCTATGACGCGGTTGATCTGGGCTACGGTCCGCTGGCCGAGGACGCCATGCTCAGCCCGCGGGTCGCACCGCAGATGATCGGCATGGGCCTGCTGGAGGCAATCCCCACCGCCGACATCCTCAGCCGCGCCGATCCGGACGACAGCGACGGGGACGGCATTTCAGGACGACCCCAGGTGGTCTGGTCCGACGTCCATGATCAACCCATGCTGGGCCGTTTCGGGCTCAAGGCCGGCAATCCGACCGTGCTCGAGCAGAGCGCCAGCGCCTTCGCCGGCGATATCGGCATTTCGAACCCGATCCATCGCGCTGGCGCGGGTGAGTGCACCGATGCGCAGACCGACTGCACCGCCGCCCGGCACGGCGGCGACCCCGAACAGGGCGGGCTCGAGATCGACCAGACCGGGCTCGACCTCGTTGCCTTCTACAGCCGGACGCTGGGCGTTCCGGCACGGCGCGACGTGGACGACCCAAAGGTTCTGCGCGGGCGCAAGGTTTTTTTCGATGCGGGATGCGCATCCTGCCACCAGCCCAATTTCGTCACGCATCGTCTGGACGGCGAAAACCCGGCCAGTTTTCAGTTGATCTGGCCCTACACGGACTTGCTTTTGCATGATATGGGTCCCGGGCTGGCCGATGATCGTCCCGAAGGCCGCGCCGATGGCCAGGAATGGCGCACCGCGCCGCTCTGGGGGATCGGCCTGACCGAGACTGTTTCCGGCCGCAGCACGTTCCTGCATGACGGGCGGGCACGGTCGCTGCTGGAAGCCGTTCTGTGGCATGACGGCGAGGCGCGCGCCGCCCGTGACAAGGTGGCGGAAATGCCGCCCCGGGATCGCGCGGCCCTGATCCGCTTTCTGGAGAGCCTATGA
- a CDS encoding Dps family protein, whose translation MTQTAQSLSTDANAQIAEALNQCVAETAVATMLAQNFHWNVTGMAFGPLHQLFQTMYEDHFVAQDDLAERIKALDGHAEGMLAGMLKRSKVPEAEGVPTAEEMIRLLKEAQETLAETVAGAGELAAKHGDTLTEDLCIARGQTHEKFAWMLRAHLK comes from the coding sequence ATGACCCAGACGGCCCAATCCCTTTCGACCGACGCCAACGCCCAGATCGCCGAGGCACTCAACCAGTGCGTCGCGGAAACCGCCGTCGCGACGATGCTGGCGCAGAATTTCCACTGGAACGTGACCGGCATGGCCTTTGGCCCTCTGCACCAGTTGTTCCAGACAATGTACGAAGATCACTTCGTCGCCCAGGACGACCTGGCCGAACGCATCAAGGCGTTGGACGGGCACGCCGAGGGGATGCTGGCCGGCATGCTGAAGCGCTCGAAAGTGCCCGAGGCCGAGGGGGTCCCCACCGCCGAAGAAATGATCCGCCTTTTGAAGGAAGCGCAGGAAACCCTGGCCGAAACCGTAGCCGGCGCCGGCGAACTTGCCGCCAAGCATGGCGACACGCTGACCGAGGACCTGTGCATCGCACGCGGGCAGACGCACGAGAAATTCGCCTGGATGCTTCGCGCGCACCTCAAGTAA
- a CDS encoding ChaN family lipoprotein, with the protein MRLATLLLCFAAPALSQPAADIVILGEVHDNPDAHLGQAAVLEELQPTAVVFEMLTAEEADKADADRTRIEAAWEASGWPDYPIYAPLFDPLDEARIIGAAAPRDSVKTVYSDGAATVFGPDATLYGLDAPLAQEEQATREAMQFAAHCEAMPLDMMGGMVAVQRYRDAVFARAALEALEAYGPPVAVIAGNGHARTDWGIPAMIARAAPQVTTHAIGFVESQTDIPFDETRIVPPADRDDPCATLNNQ; encoded by the coding sequence ATGCGCCTCGCCACGCTTCTTCTGTGTTTCGCGGCACCCGCGCTGTCCCAGCCGGCCGCCGATATAGTCATCCTCGGCGAAGTCCACGACAACCCGGACGCGCATCTCGGCCAGGCCGCGGTGCTGGAAGAGCTGCAACCGACCGCCGTCGTGTTCGAGATGCTGACCGCCGAAGAGGCAGACAAGGCCGACGCGGACCGGACCCGGATCGAGGCCGCCTGGGAGGCCAGCGGATGGCCCGACTATCCGATCTACGCGCCGCTCTTCGATCCATTGGACGAGGCCCGGATCATCGGGGCGGCAGCGCCGCGTGACAGCGTCAAGACCGTCTATAGCGACGGCGCCGCCACCGTGTTCGGCCCTGACGCCACGCTTTACGGTCTGGACGCCCCGTTGGCGCAAGAGGAACAGGCGACGCGCGAAGCGATGCAGTTCGCGGCCCATTGCGAGGCCATGCCGCTGGACATGATGGGTGGCATGGTCGCCGTGCAACGCTACCGCGACGCAGTCTTCGCCCGCGCCGCGCTTGAGGCGCTGGAGGCATATGGTCCCCCTGTCGCCGTGATCGCCGGCAACGGTCACGCAAGAACCGACTGGGGCATTCCCGCGATGATCGCGCGCGCCGCGCCTCAGGTCACAACCCACGCCATCGGTTTCGTCGAGTCGCAAACCGATATACCGTTTGACGAGACCCGGATCGTTCCGCCAGCCGACCGGGACGATCCTTGCGCGACACTGAACAATCAATGA